A stretch of Elgaria multicarinata webbii isolate HBS135686 ecotype San Diego chromosome 5, rElgMul1.1.pri, whole genome shotgun sequence DNA encodes these proteins:
- the LOC134399327 gene encoding ubiquilin-1-like, protein MVESQKIPGVNLGATTEPQVVRTIVKTPWQKEEFLVHKDMLVREFKGYVARHFSSSPDQVVLVYAGRILKDHKTLGQHGIHLDNDATVYVVIRSQRVSPSRQASAVPTNATSNAKPMRSGAFASDGLRELTASLGLNTANFAEFQSQLMSNPEMMLKLLEHPFLQSKLSSPGLMKELVTNNPQVRQVIKEAPEISHVFSSPEGMRLVVELARNPAAVREIIKAPPQVLGCSSGDSNDGALQGPLTEVQGLVQKAISKRHRTTAPSSGPLGGHPPSFDHDQKPGGAREPLHSPRMCPLKPSAQNDHSNGESGTCRGGEAGQLASAAVKNLLHQIIKHLMQNITSSHSRSAAGQGLSRTPEMAAQMIRRNTVRSRNSQEQVALQVPALLQQIQNTDVLLANWSPKEIQGLLEIQQRLQALATDEPAAAERRGRSERPGARKAHSITSLCDITPATPRAGGQDFSARQILQTLLGADISAGARNTTRLRGSSAQPSSKQKRTYKL, encoded by the coding sequence ATGGTTGAAAGCCAGAAAATCCCAGGAGTCAACCTAGGAGCCACCACCGAGCCTCAAGTTGTCCGGACCATCGTGAAGACACCCTGGCAGAAGGAAGAATTCCTGGTCCACAAGGACATGCTGGTCAGAGAGTTCAAGGGATACGTCGCCAGGCATTTCTCCTCTTCTCCTGACCAGGTTGTGCTGGTGTATGCCGGAAGGATTTTAAAAGACCACAAGACCCTTGGCCAGCATGGGATCCATCTGGACAACGACGCGACCGTTTATGTGGTCATCCGGTCTCAGCGGGTGAGTCCGTCCCGGCAGGCTTCCGCCGTCCCTACCAACGCCACCTCGAACGCGAAGCCCATGCGGAGCGGCGCTTTTGCTAGCGACGGCCTCCGGGAGCTCACGGCCAGTCTCGGCCTCAACACGGCCAACTTTGCTGAGTTCCAAAGCCAGCTGATGTCCAACCCTGAGATGATGCTAAAGCTCTTAGAGCACCCCTTCCTTCAGAGTAAGCTCTCCAGCCCTGGCTTGATGAAGGAGCTGGTCACCAACAACCCCCAGGTACGCCAAGTGATAAAGGAGGCCCCCGAGATCAGCCACGTCTTCAGCTCTCCTGAAGGCATGAGGTTGGTGGTGGAGCTGGCAAGGAACCCGGCTGCTGTGCGCGAAATCATCAAAGCCCCTCCTCAGGTCCTCGGTTGCTCCAGCGGAGACAGCAACGATGGTGCCCTGCAGGGCCCTCTCACAGAGGTGCAGGGTCTGGTGCAGAAAGCCATTTCAAAGAGGCACAGGACAACAGCCCCGTCGTCAGGTCCCCTGGGTGGCCACCCGCCATCCTTTGATCATGACCAGAAGCCTGGGGGGGCCAGAGAGCCCCTGCACTCTCCCAGAATGTGCCCTCTAAAGCCCAGTGCCCAGAACGACCACAGCAATGGGGAAAGCGGCACCTGTCGAGGAGGAGAAGCCGGACAGCTGGCCTCGGCAGCTGTTAAGAACCTCCTCCACCAAATCATAAAGCATCTCATGCAGAACATCACGAGCAGCCACTCCAGGAGCGCCGCTGGGCAGGGGCTCAGCCGTACCCCAGAGATGGCAGCCCAGATGATCCGGAGGAACACGGTGAGGTCCAGGAACTCCCAGGAGCAGGTGGCCCTGCAGGTCCCAGCGCTCCTGCAGCAGATCCAGAACACAGACGTTCTCCTGGCCAACTGGAGCCCAAAAGAGATCCAGGGACTGCTAGAAATTCAGCAGCGGCTGCAGGCCCTGGCCACAGATGAACCGGCGGCAGCGGAGCGGCGAGGCAGATCCGAACGGCCTGGCGCCCGGAAAGCGCACTCCATCACCTCTCTTTGTGACATCACCCCAGCCACGCCAAGAGCCGGGGGCCAGGATTTCTCTGCCCGGCAGATTTTGCAGACTCTGCTGGGTGCCGATATCTCAGCTGGTGCCAGGAACACCACTCGGCTCAGAGGCTCTTCCGCGCAACCATCTTCCAAGCAGAAGCGGACGTACAAGCTCTGA